From one Bacillus sp. Marseille-P3661 genomic stretch:
- a CDS encoding glycosyltransferase family 4 protein, which yields MRVTMVISSLSSGGAERVMSTMANYWVEKGWEITFITLDTTSSDFYKLSDKIKRIALGVITEEPTNIVKSISTNLQRIMKVRTAIMRSKPDVVISFMDKTNVLVLLATKGVSIPIIVSERSDPRKQDVGKVYDRLRRWLYPSAKQVIVQTNSVKTWAEQFISQEKVTTIPNPVSIINQGNKKAAESEKVLIALGRLSREKGYDLLLKAFAKCSQTFMDWTLNIVGEGPERKNLEQLAKDLGVEKRVRFIGRVHNPEQYLLESDLFVMASRYEGFPNALLEAMACGLPAISTNCLSGPSDIIDNGKSGILVENENIDSLADALKELMGNKQTRQMLAANAKEAVRKFDLDEVMKTWEKVVCKAAKKQ from the coding sequence ATGAGGGTCACAATGGTTATTTCATCTTTATCATCTGGCGGGGCAGAACGGGTTATGTCAACGATGGCTAATTATTGGGTAGAAAAAGGTTGGGAGATAACATTTATAACATTAGATACTACAAGTAGCGATTTTTATAAGCTTAGTGATAAAATCAAAAGAATTGCACTAGGTGTGATTACTGAAGAACCTACTAATATAGTTAAATCCATCTCAACCAATCTTCAAAGAATTATGAAGGTACGTACGGCTATTATGCGCAGTAAGCCAGACGTTGTCATTAGTTTTATGGACAAAACAAATGTTTTAGTATTGCTGGCAACGAAAGGGGTATCTATTCCTATTATAGTTTCCGAGCGATCAGACCCTCGAAAGCAAGATGTCGGAAAAGTTTATGATAGGCTGCGCAGATGGTTATACCCTAGTGCTAAGCAAGTGATTGTCCAAACGAATAGTGTAAAAACGTGGGCTGAGCAATTTATCTCTCAAGAAAAAGTGACAACCATACCAAACCCTGTTTCTATAATTAACCAAGGTAATAAAAAAGCAGCAGAAAGTGAAAAAGTATTAATTGCTCTTGGTAGATTATCAAGGGAAAAAGGGTATGATCTCTTATTAAAAGCATTTGCCAAGTGTAGTCAAACATTTATGGACTGGACATTAAATATAGTCGGTGAAGGACCTGAGAGAAAGAACCTGGAGCAACTTGCGAAAGACTTAGGAGTAGAAAAAAGAGTTAGGTTTATTGGACGGGTCCATAATCCGGAGCAATACCTTTTAGAATCAGATTTATTTGTGATGGCATCTAGATATGAAGGTTTTCCAAATGCTTTACTAGAAGCCATGGCCTGCGGATTACCTGCGATTTCAACGAATTGTCTAAGTGGTCCGAGTGATATCATCGACAATGGAAAAAGTGGCATATTAGTTGAAAATGAAAATATAGACTCGTTAGCAGATGCACTCAAAGAATTAATGGGCAATAAGCAAACAAGACAAATGTTGGCTGCTAATGCAAAGGAAGCAGTCAGAAAATTTGACCTAGATGAGGTTATGAAGACTTGGGAGAAAGTCGTATGTAAAGCAGCTAAAAAGCAATAA
- a CDS encoding glycosyltransferase, whose translation MKKKLLFIIPSLSGGGAERVIVTLLKRLSREKFDMKLVLLVKEGTYLKEIPNDIEIINLNVQRVRSAVYPLLSTIWKVKPDVIFSTLGHLNLALILLKFLFPKKSKLVVREGSIVSRNILANKFPKIWALLYKYFYKNADLIICQSQFMRDDLMSNFNVPSKKMHIIYNPVDITVIEAKSNQDPRPSPMKEENVNIIAIGRLSQEKGYERIIEAFPNLLEKKPNSKLFFLGMGPKEQQLKEKCRSMGIQESVQFIGFQENPYVWLKYADLFIISSYYEGLPNVLLEAIACKCPSVSLVHPGGTREIFELTGQENRFVNNLSWEEEWFSKPQEDIVNRLAEHFGVTKIIAEYTKVFDHS comes from the coding sequence ATGAAGAAAAAACTTTTATTTATTATTCCATCATTGTCCGGTGGTGGAGCAGAGCGAGTGATCGTGACTTTATTGAAGAGACTTAGCAGAGAGAAATTCGACATGAAGCTGGTATTATTAGTGAAAGAGGGGACATACCTCAAAGAAATACCAAACGATATAGAGATTATTAATTTGAATGTGCAACGAGTTCGAAGTGCTGTATATCCACTATTATCAACCATTTGGAAGGTCAAACCAGATGTAATCTTTTCTACATTAGGTCACTTAAACCTTGCTCTAATCCTACTAAAATTTTTATTTCCTAAAAAGTCCAAATTGGTCGTTAGAGAAGGAAGTATTGTATCCAGAAATATATTAGCAAATAAATTCCCAAAAATATGGGCTTTATTATATAAATATTTTTATAAAAATGCGGATCTTATTATTTGTCAATCTCAATTTATGAGAGACGATTTAATGAGCAATTTTAATGTCCCATCTAAAAAGATGCACATTATCTATAATCCTGTTGATATTACGGTTATAGAGGCAAAAAGTAATCAGGACCCTAGGCCCTCTCCAATGAAAGAAGAAAATGTGAATATTATTGCGATCGGCAGGTTAAGTCAGGAAAAGGGATATGAGCGCATTATTGAAGCGTTCCCAAATTTGCTTGAAAAGAAACCAAACAGCAAATTGTTTTTTTTAGGAATGGGGCCAAAGGAACAACAATTAAAAGAAAAATGCCGTAGTATGGGTATACAAGAATCAGTCCAATTTATAGGCTTTCAGGAAAACCCATATGTCTGGTTAAAATATGCAGACTTATTCATTATTTCATCATATTACGAGGGCTTACCAAATGTCCTCCTAGAAGCAATTGCATGTAAATGTCCATCCGTTAGTTTAGTCCATCCAGGAGGGACAAGAGAGATATTCGAATTAACGGGGCAAGAAAATCGTTTTGTAAATAATTTAAGCTGGGAAGAAGAGTGGTTTTCGAAACCGCAAGAAGATATCGTCAACCGACTAGCAGAACATTTTGGTGTGACTAAAATTATCGCCGAATATACAAAGGTATTTGATCATAGTTAA
- a CDS encoding glycosyltransferase family 4 protein, with protein MSYKVVHIITGLSTGGAETMLYKLLAAMKDGNSDHLVISLIDKGTLGDEIEKLGYPVYTLDLKKGVSFHKAIKKLNNIISENKPDMIQGWMYHGNFAAFIANMFQKKKVPLVWNVRQSIYSIANEKKLTQLLIKLGGSLSRFPHKIIYNAKISASQHETSGYSPKKTIIIPNGFDTNVFKPSEENKKLIREELGLSQNTKLIGMIARYDPIKNHHNFLKAAHEVIKDFPDVQFIMAGRDIDLKNEKIRNDIETLNLQEKVHVLGERKDIAKIHSGLDVSVLPSDSEGFPNVIGESMACAVPCVATDVGDSSWVVADTGIMVPPFDQDALADGIKQLLHLSDEERRELGNRARSRIVHHFSIHSIAEQYDDLYRRLLKANL; from the coding sequence TTGAGTTATAAAGTGGTTCATATTATTACAGGCCTATCAACAGGTGGAGCAGAAACAATGCTATACAAACTGCTTGCTGCAATGAAGGATGGTAACTCTGATCACCTAGTAATATCTTTGATTGATAAAGGCACGCTGGGTGACGAAATAGAGAAATTAGGGTACCCTGTTTATACATTGGACTTAAAAAAAGGGGTATCATTCCATAAGGCAATAAAAAAGTTAAACAACATTATTAGTGAGAACAAGCCTGATATGATCCAGGGCTGGATGTATCATGGTAACTTTGCTGCATTCATAGCAAATATGTTTCAAAAGAAAAAAGTGCCTCTAGTTTGGAATGTTAGACAATCTATTTATAGCATTGCAAATGAAAAAAAACTAACGCAACTATTAATAAAACTAGGGGGAAGTCTATCAAGATTTCCTCATAAAATTATATATAATGCCAAAATAAGTGCGTCTCAGCATGAAACATCAGGCTATTCTCCCAAAAAAACAATTATTATTCCAAATGGATTTGACACGAATGTGTTTAAGCCTTCTGAAGAGAACAAAAAATTAATAAGAGAAGAATTAGGCTTATCCCAAAATACAAAACTTATTGGGATGATAGCTAGGTATGACCCTATTAAAAACCATCATAACTTTTTGAAGGCAGCTCATGAGGTTATAAAGGATTTTCCTGATGTCCAATTCATTATGGCCGGTAGGGACATTGATTTAAAAAATGAGAAAATAAGAAATGATATCGAAACTCTTAACCTCCAAGAAAAGGTTCATGTATTAGGAGAAAGAAAAGATATTGCTAAAATCCATTCTGGGCTGGATGTCTCTGTTTTGCCTTCAGACTCTGAAGGTTTTCCTAATGTAATTGGTGAATCGATGGCATGTGCAGTCCCATGCGTAGCGACAGATGTTGGAGATTCTAGCTGGGTAGTTGCAGACACAGGTATCATGGTTCCGCCTTTTGATCAGGATGCACTAGCAGACGGGATCAAACAGCTGCTCCATCTTTCAGATGAAGAACGTCGGGAATTAGGAAATCGTGCAAGGTCACGCATTGTTCATCATTTCTCTATTCATTCTATCGCGGAACAATATGATGATTTATATAGAAGACTACTTAAAGCCAACTTATAG
- the asnB gene encoding asparagine synthase (glutamine-hydrolyzing), whose amino-acid sequence MCGITGFIDYHVNRDSMEAIIKQMNETIVHRGPDEGGVWLDRENGLALGHRRLAIVDLSPEGNQPMLSPSGRFSLVFNGEIYNHHLLRKELSEDFTFRGHSDTEVMLAAIEKWGIKSAVQRFIGMFAFALFDRKENALYLVRDRVGEKPLYYGMNKGVFLFGSELKTICSYPSFERKINRNALALFMRHNYIPAPYSIYESIQKVVPGTIVKVELRNSEFEISEEKYWSLHDAVEKGKKIPFQGTEKEAIDKLNLLLKDVISQEMIADVPLGAFLSGGIDSSLVVSLMQEQNTQPVKTFTIGFNEENYNEAKHAKLVAKHLGTEHTELYVSPQDSLNVIPKLPQYYDEPFADSSQIPTFLVSALAKKDVTVSLSGDAGDELFGGYDRYFWGEGIWGKVGTFPYSLRALGAKGIKSVSPQHWNNMFKIAKPLVPNKYGQQVSGDKMHKLAEMLGVKNQEELYRGLVSLWSNPSSIIQGSVEPETIFSRPLTDFDNFTEKMMYLDTLTYLPDDILVKVDRAAMSVSLETRVPFLDHRVIEFAWSLPMSMKVKAGKGKWILRELLYKYVPKGIIDRPKMGFGVPIDQWLRGPLKEWAEELLDEKRLNEEGYFNTSMVRQTWHEHLNGSRNWQYKLWPILMFQSWLDENF is encoded by the coding sequence ATGTGTGGAATAACAGGGTTTATTGATTACCATGTTAATAGAGATAGTATGGAAGCCATTATTAAACAAATGAATGAAACCATTGTGCATCGTGGTCCGGATGAAGGTGGGGTTTGGCTTGATCGAGAGAACGGTCTTGCCTTAGGTCATCGACGTCTAGCCATTGTTGATTTGTCACCAGAGGGAAATCAGCCAATGTTATCACCTTCTGGCCGATTTTCATTAGTATTTAATGGTGAAATTTATAATCATCATCTATTAAGAAAAGAGCTATCTGAAGATTTTACGTTTAGAGGTCATTCAGATACAGAAGTAATGTTAGCAGCTATTGAAAAATGGGGTATAAAAAGTGCCGTGCAGCGGTTTATAGGAATGTTTGCATTTGCACTATTTGATCGAAAAGAAAATGCTTTATATCTTGTGAGAGATCGAGTAGGGGAAAAGCCTTTATATTATGGTATGAATAAAGGAGTTTTTTTATTTGGCTCTGAACTAAAAACTATATGCTCCTATCCTTCTTTTGAAAGAAAAATTAATAGAAATGCTTTAGCATTGTTTATGAGACACAATTATATACCAGCTCCCTATTCAATTTATGAGTCTATACAAAAGGTTGTACCTGGAACAATAGTGAAGGTTGAATTAAGAAATAGCGAGTTTGAGATAAGTGAGGAAAAGTATTGGAGTTTACACGATGCTGTTGAGAAAGGTAAGAAAATACCTTTCCAGGGAACTGAAAAGGAAGCAATAGATAAGTTAAATTTATTGTTAAAGGATGTCATCTCTCAAGAAATGATTGCAGATGTTCCTTTAGGGGCATTTTTATCAGGCGGCATAGATTCTTCTTTAGTTGTTTCATTAATGCAAGAGCAAAATACACAGCCTGTAAAGACATTTACCATTGGATTTAATGAAGAAAATTATAATGAAGCAAAACATGCTAAATTAGTAGCTAAGCATTTAGGAACAGAGCATACTGAACTATATGTATCTCCGCAGGATTCTCTGAATGTAATTCCAAAACTACCACAATATTATGATGAACCTTTTGCGGATTCTTCGCAAATTCCGACATTTCTTGTGTCTGCATTAGCAAAAAAAGACGTAACCGTCTCGTTATCTGGTGATGCAGGTGATGAGCTATTTGGAGGGTATGATCGATATTTTTGGGGTGAAGGAATTTGGGGAAAGGTTGGTACATTCCCTTACAGTTTAAGAGCTCTTGGAGCAAAAGGAATCAAGTCCGTTTCCCCACAACATTGGAACAATATGTTCAAGATTGCGAAACCGTTAGTACCAAATAAGTACGGTCAACAAGTTTCAGGTGACAAGATGCATAAGCTTGCTGAGATGTTGGGGGTAAAAAATCAAGAGGAGCTGTATAGAGGATTAGTATCTCTATGGAGCAATCCATCTTCGATTATACAAGGGTCCGTTGAACCTGAGACTATTTTTTCACGTCCTTTAACAGATTTTGATAACTTCACAGAAAAAATGATGTACTTAGATACCCTAACGTATCTGCCTGACGATATTCTTGTAAAAGTAGACCGAGCTGCAATGAGCGTAAGTTTAGAGACTCGAGTACCTTTTCTTGATCATAGGGTCATTGAGTTTGCTTGGAGTTTACCTATGTCTATGAAAGTAAAAGCGGGAAAAGGAAAGTGGATTTTAAGAGAATTACTTTATAAATATGTACCAAAGGGTATTATAGATAGACCAAAAATGGGTTTCGGTGTCCCGATTGATCAATGGTTAAGAGGACCATTAAAAGAGTGGGCAGAAGAGTTGTTAGACGAAAAACGTTTAAATGAAGAAGGATATTTTAATACAAGTATGGTTAGACAAACATGGCACGAACATTTAAATGGGAGCAGAAATTGGCAATATAAATTATGGCCAATTTTAATGTTCCAATCGTGGTTAGATGAGAATTTTTAA